One Proteinivorax tanatarense DNA segment encodes these proteins:
- a CDS encoding ABC transporter ATP-binding protein, whose amino-acid sequence MPFKYLKSMVCKRDFTFITICLVSEIALTLLIAQKFRLLVDSAIDGNYQLFYTNLIALILFTVLIAVCISFRTFTIGKISEKITYYLRKQGTEKLVDLPQSKLDKMHSGDAMSRLSNDLQLVKQFVENDGYFLLLRPLMAVAVFTYLFYLNWQLTLISSAVLPVLYIIMIQLGKPLGNYSKELQSELANINKTTQDTLGGVSVVKSFNLQSIIDKKYRKQVKASIDSGIKLDKRKTVLESLMIGLSFLPQLVTFGVGGYLAVIGYLSAGKLLAFINLLNYLTFPMKLLPGHYASYKSALEGLKRIQKLLDEENERDTGKAFEKENVETLVEVENLTFGYNDSPVLKNLTFSVKKGETVALVGPSGSGKSTVFKLLTGFYSGYYGTIKMFEKDIQSWKLDSLREQIATVSQDTYLFPETIEYNLKVGNEDCSEEEMVKAAINANAHEFIKNEPYWYKTMIKERGENFSGGQKQRLALTRAIVKNPKLMLLDEATSALDTESEAIVQNAISKAMTGRTCIVIAHRLSTIVQADRILVLNEGCIIEEGTHQDLLEQKGLYYDLYYKQFKKKGGVA is encoded by the coding sequence ATGCCTTTTAAGTATCTAAAAAGTATGGTTTGCAAACGAGACTTTACCTTTATAACAATATGTCTAGTAAGTGAAATAGCTCTGACATTACTAATTGCACAAAAATTTAGGTTGTTGGTGGATAGTGCTATAGATGGTAATTATCAGCTTTTTTACACAAACCTTATTGCGTTAATATTGTTTACAGTTTTAATTGCGGTATGTATCTCATTTAGAACCTTTACTATAGGCAAGATAAGTGAAAAAATTACTTATTATTTGAGAAAGCAAGGCACTGAAAAGCTAGTTGACCTTCCTCAATCTAAGTTAGACAAAATGCACTCTGGTGACGCTATGTCCAGGCTTAGTAATGATTTGCAACTAGTAAAACAATTTGTAGAAAATGATGGATACTTTTTATTACTTAGACCGTTAATGGCTGTTGCAGTTTTTACCTACTTATTTTATTTAAATTGGCAGTTAACTTTAATTAGTTCTGCGGTGTTGCCGGTACTTTACATAATAATGATACAACTAGGCAAGCCCTTAGGAAATTACAGCAAAGAGTTGCAAAGTGAATTAGCTAATATTAACAAAACCACCCAAGACACTTTAGGCGGGGTTTCGGTAGTTAAGTCCTTTAATTTACAATCTATAATTGATAAAAAATATAGGAAACAAGTAAAAGCTTCTATTGATAGTGGAATAAAGTTAGATAAAAGAAAGACGGTATTGGAAAGTTTGATGATAGGGCTCTCTTTTCTTCCTCAATTAGTGACCTTTGGAGTTGGTGGATACTTAGCGGTAATTGGATATTTAAGTGCCGGAAAACTGTTGGCTTTTATTAACTTGTTAAACTATTTGACTTTTCCTATGAAATTGCTGCCAGGGCATTATGCTAGCTATAAATCAGCTTTGGAAGGACTAAAAAGAATTCAGAAACTTTTAGATGAAGAAAATGAAAGAGATACAGGAAAAGCCTTTGAAAAAGAGAATGTCGAAACTTTAGTGGAAGTAGAGAACTTAACGTTTGGTTATAATGATAGCCCTGTTTTAAAAAACTTGACATTTTCAGTAAAAAAGGGTGAGACTGTTGCATTAGTGGGTCCCAGCGGCAGTGGCAAGTCTACAGTCTTTAAGCTGCTTACAGGATTTTATTCAGGCTATTATGGCACTATAAAGATGTTTGAAAAAGATATACAAAGTTGGAAGCTGGATAGTTTAAGGGAACAAATTGCTACGGTAAGTCAAGACACCTATTTATTCCCGGAAACTATTGAATATAACTTAAAGGTGGGTAATGAAGATTGTTCAGAGGAGGAGATGGTAAAGGCTGCAATTAATGCCAATGCTCATGAATTTATCAAAAATGAACCCTATTGGTATAAAACTATGATAAAGGAAAGAGGCGAGAATTTTTCCGGAGGTCAAAAGCAACGGTTGGCATTAACTAGAGCTATTGTCAAGAACCCAAAACTTATGTTGCTTGATGAAGCTACATCAGCTTTAGATACTGAATCAGAAGCTATAGTACAAAACGCCATAAGTAAAGCGATGACAGGTAGAACATGTATAGTAATAGCCCATAGGCTATCAACTATTGTACAGGCAGATAGAATTTTAGTGCTAAACGAAGGATGCATAATAGAGGAAGGAACACACCAAGATTTATTAGAACAAAAAGGACTTTATTATGATCTTTACTACAAACAGTTCAAGAAGAAGGGAGGCGTGGCATAA
- a CDS encoding ABC transporter ATP-binding protein: protein MKRLINFFSLLKRHKARYSLGVLFSSVIEFNQILIATMFIVLFDGIVKQEMSMVLNAIYLFLAVVLITIVFELIAVTLVRVTTRKIIGSLRLKIFGKMLSLPQREYSTNHSGDFISRATNDIQTLEQTLTGHLLNLSSSLLPCIACIIYMFIINWKFALGLLVLNFVNLSIISLFIKPMKQKSQDIQKQTGSATEGISDVVAGASVIKLYNIKIKMKDKFDLKNNKVFQKSMQRTKIVALMEGLNNFLSRLGSIGVISVGSIFVIKGDISFGEVLAMHQLNTAVGYSFETLGSFLNQVQHSLAGLDRINELLDKEDEPQRFDKMPQINTNSALALKNLSFSYNGEENVLNDISFEVGQGQSVAIVGPSGGGKSTIFKIILGLHQSQKGSMAYMGKMAHEYSVEGLRDLTSYVPQEPYLFSGTIKENISYGKSQATDFEIYAAAKAANAHDFILDLENGYDTIVGERGAFLSGGQKQRIAIARAIVKNAPILLLDEATSSLDNESEVLVQAAIEEIMKEKTTIVIAHRLSTIKNADRILVVDDGKIVESGTHEELLKKGGLYSGLHKAQFENQQGA, encoded by the coding sequence ATGAAAAGATTGATAAATTTTTTCAGTTTGCTAAAGAGGCACAAAGCAAGGTACTCTTTAGGGGTGCTATTCTCTTCAGTTATTGAATTTAACCAAATATTAATAGCAACAATGTTCATAGTGCTATTTGATGGAATAGTAAAGCAAGAAATGAGCATGGTTTTAAATGCTATATATTTGTTTTTAGCTGTGGTTTTAATAACTATAGTTTTTGAGTTAATAGCTGTTACTTTAGTTAGGGTAACTACTAGAAAAATAATTGGTTCACTAAGGTTAAAGATCTTTGGCAAAATGCTTAGCCTTCCTCAGCGTGAATATAGCACAAACCACAGCGGAGACTTCATTTCTAGAGCTACAAACGACATACAAACTTTGGAGCAAACATTAACAGGGCATTTATTAAACTTAAGTAGCTCCCTCTTACCATGCATAGCATGTATAATATATATGTTTATTATAAATTGGAAGTTTGCCCTGGGATTGTTGGTTTTGAATTTTGTCAACTTATCTATAATTAGTTTGTTTATTAAACCTATGAAACAAAAAAGTCAAGACATTCAAAAACAAACAGGTTCTGCAACTGAGGGGATTTCTGATGTGGTAGCTGGAGCTTCGGTTATTAAGCTATATAATATAAAAATAAAGATGAAAGATAAGTTTGATTTAAAAAATAATAAAGTGTTTCAAAAGTCGATGCAAAGAACTAAAATTGTAGCGTTAATGGAAGGACTAAATAACTTTTTGAGTCGCTTGGGCTCTATCGGTGTGATTTCAGTAGGAAGTATTTTTGTAATTAAAGGGGATATTTCATTTGGGGAAGTCTTAGCCATGCACCAATTAAATACTGCAGTAGGATATTCTTTTGAGACTTTAGGAAGTTTTTTAAATCAAGTTCAACACTCTTTAGCCGGTTTAGATAGGATTAATGAGTTGCTGGATAAAGAAGATGAACCCCAACGATTTGACAAGATGCCCCAGATAAATACTAATAGTGCGTTAGCCTTAAAGAACTTAAGCTTTTCTTATAATGGCGAAGAGAATGTTTTAAACGATATTTCCTTTGAAGTAGGACAAGGGCAAAGTGTTGCTATTGTAGGTCCTAGTGGGGGAGGCAAGAGTACCATTTTTAAAATTATTCTTGGTTTACATCAGTCACAAAAAGGTAGCATGGCCTATATGGGTAAGATGGCTCACGAATATTCAGTTGAAGGTCTCCGAGACCTAACATCTTATGTGCCACAGGAACCGTACCTTTTTAGCGGAACTATAAAAGAGAATATTTCCTATGGCAAAAGCCAAGCTACAGACTTTGAAATTTATGCAGCAGCTAAAGCAGCTAACGCCCATGATTTTATTTTAGATTTAGAAAATGGGTACGATACTATAGTTGGCGAACGGGGAGCCTTTTTATCCGGAGGACAAAAACAGCGTATTGCAATAGCTAGAGCGATTGTAAAAAATGCTCCAATTTTACTACTCGATGAAGCGACATCTTCGCTGGACAATGAGTCTGAAGTATTAGTACAGGCAGCGATAGAAGAAATTATGAAAGAAAAAACCACAATAGTAATAGCTCATAGGCTTTCAACCATAAAAAATGCCGACCGTATATTAGTAGTTGATGACGGTAAAATCGTAGAAAGTGGCACCCATGAGGAGTTATTAAAAAAAGGTG
- a CDS encoding RNA polymerase sigma factor — protein MDRYISEWLLKENLNEWGIRMVLDTLYLQYSKELRSYAKNLSGVSEAEDLVQETFIKAMANLDVLKTIPENKKRAWLYQVLKNSFIDRKRKDKSNVSLETCHEPSYEEDIFSKLEVQQLMSHLSPELQDIVFKKYWMGMTSVEIAKSLSIPPGTVRYRLHNAIKIMRNKKRRRKYV, from the coding sequence TTGGATCGTTATATTAGTGAATGGCTTTTGAAGGAGAATTTAAATGAGTGGGGGATTAGAATGGTACTTGATACGCTTTATCTTCAATACAGTAAAGAGTTGAGATCTTATGCTAAAAATTTATCTGGTGTGTCTGAAGCTGAGGATTTAGTACAAGAAACCTTTATTAAGGCTATGGCAAACCTTGATGTTTTAAAAACGATACCGGAAAACAAAAAAAGGGCTTGGCTTTATCAGGTGCTGAAAAACAGTTTTATAGACAGAAAAAGAAAAGATAAATCTAACGTTTCTCTAGAAACTTGTCATGAGCCTAGTTATGAAGAAGATATTTTTTCTAAGCTTGAAGTACAGCAGCTAATGTCCCATCTATCCCCAGAGCTTCAGGACATTGTCTTTAAGAAGTATTGGATGGGAATGACCAGTGTTGAAATTGCTAAAAGCCTATCTATTCCCCCTGGAACAGTTAGATATCGCCTTCATAACGCCATAAAAATTATGAGAAATAAAAAGAGGAGGAGAAAGTATGTCTAA
- a CDS encoding carbon-nitrogen hydrolase family protein, producing MKIGLVSCLMKDNDIAHQLAQMEHYVSNNHNCDLICFGESFLQGFEGLTWKYDEDIKRALAQDDPIIFHIRELANSYNCGISFGFIEKENNTLYSSNMVVDLNGKIIDVFRRVSIGWKEPIASSMYKEGQGFHTFTYMDKVLGVAICGDVWHDCFLKELEQMNMDALLWPLYVDFSIEQWNESFQKEYVERTQKLPYPALMINSFVENSQRAKGG from the coding sequence ATGAAGATAGGGTTAGTTTCCTGTTTAATGAAAGATAATGATATAGCACATCAGCTGGCACAAATGGAGCATTATGTTTCCAATAATCATAACTGTGATTTAATATGTTTTGGAGAAAGCTTTCTTCAAGGGTTTGAAGGATTAACGTGGAAATATGATGAGGACATCAAAAGAGCCTTAGCTCAAGACGATCCCATCATTTTTCACATTAGGGAATTGGCTAACAGCTATAACTGTGGCATCTCCTTTGGTTTTATTGAAAAAGAGAATAATACTCTTTATAGTAGCAATATGGTTGTTGATCTAAATGGGAAAATTATAGATGTATTTAGAAGAGTTTCTATCGGATGGAAGGAACCAATTGCAAGTTCAATGTATAAGGAAGGTCAAGGCTTTCATACCTTTACTTATATGGATAAAGTATTAGGGGTAGCCATATGTGGTGATGTTTGGCATGACTGTTTTCTAAAAGAATTAGAACAAATGAATATGGATGCGCTTCTATGGCCACTCTACGTGGATTTTTCCATTGAACAATGGAATGAATCATTCCAGAAGGAATATGTTGAAAGAACACAGAAATTACCTTACCCTGCTTTGATGATAAATAGTTTCGTTGAAAATTCTCAGCGTGCAAAAGGTGGATGA
- a CDS encoding tetraprenyl-beta-curcumene synthase family protein — MLPYITLSKFIYNVFPKVKNQLAIYKEFLEDCPSPELKVQALESIKHKKFHCLGGNIYSVKNYNLIPFITAFQTISDYLDNLCDNNDVNSEKAFRNLHNSMLEVFDKETSHHFYEHYPQKNDGGYLDFLVDECVKTGSSLPSFSKIKKDCYHLTSLYVDLQSLKHLEINDREHRLITWHENQKDANDLFWWEFAAATGSTLTTFALALEASSKNLSENDVESIKEAYFPWITGLHILLDYLVDQHEDKEQGELNFISYYPKKEVLNDRLKFFVEKSLESAAKLKNSSFHVLIVRGLLAMYLSDPKVKKQNLDPFAKDLLSLAGSDTTLLYNYCLKLREKRTL; from the coding sequence ATGCTACCTTACATAACATTAAGTAAATTTATATATAATGTTTTTCCTAAAGTTAAAAACCAACTAGCTATTTACAAAGAATTTCTTGAAGATTGCCCTTCGCCAGAGCTTAAAGTGCAGGCTTTAGAAAGTATTAAGCATAAAAAGTTTCACTGTCTAGGTGGAAATATTTATAGCGTTAAAAATTACAATCTCATCCCCTTTATAACCGCCTTTCAAACCATTTCAGATTATTTGGATAATTTATGTGATAACAATGACGTTAACAGTGAGAAGGCTTTTAGAAATCTACACAATTCTATGTTAGAAGTTTTTGACAAAGAAACATCTCATCATTTCTATGAGCACTATCCTCAAAAAAACGATGGGGGTTATTTAGATTTTTTAGTTGATGAATGTGTTAAGACTGGCAGTAGTTTGCCATCTTTTTCAAAGATAAAAAAGGATTGCTATCATTTAACTTCATTATATGTTGACTTACAGTCATTAAAGCATCTGGAAATTAATGATAGAGAACATCGTTTGATAACATGGCATGAAAATCAAAAAGATGCCAATGACTTGTTTTGGTGGGAATTTGCCGCGGCTACTGGCTCTACCTTAACGACTTTTGCATTAGCACTAGAAGCTTCGTCTAAGAATCTTTCAGAAAATGATGTGGAATCTATAAAAGAGGCTTACTTTCCGTGGATAACAGGATTACATATATTGCTAGACTACTTAGTAGATCAGCATGAAGACAAAGAGCAAGGAGAGTTAAACTTTATTAGCTACTATCCTAAAAAAGAAGTGCTTAATGATAGGCTAAAGTTCTTTGTAGAAAAAAGTTTAGAATCAGCTGCAAAACTTAAAAATAGCAGCTTTCATGTTTTAATTGTTCGTGGTCTATTAGCCATGTACTTATCAGATCCAAAAGTAAAAAAACAAAATCTAGACCCATTTGCAAAAGATCTTTTGTCTTTGGCTGGGTCCGACACTACACTTTTATATAATTACTGCCTTAAATTAAGAGAAAAAAGAACTTTGTAA
- a CDS encoding GNAT family N-acetyltransferase yields MAILIKAINSCEPINDMVIEKMAMVYCYEEPGQIESVKEYWSNWLTGENEGDKLTVVAEDIKEQCLAGVVRFWKTPHCGNKWLIEGLEVIKPKRKSGLGKSMVEYGLNFLKSKGVDKISANISSKNVASIKLHESLGFKKISSGAINSYGDFRPYMDEYQLVLASLWDNEVS; encoded by the coding sequence ATGGCTATATTGATAAAAGCAATAAATAGCTGTGAGCCAATAAATGATATGGTAATTGAAAAAATGGCAATGGTTTATTGCTATGAAGAACCTGGTCAAATCGAAAGTGTAAAAGAATATTGGTCTAACTGGCTAACAGGTGAAAATGAAGGTGATAAGCTAACAGTTGTTGCGGAAGATATTAAGGAACAATGTTTAGCTGGAGTTGTCCGTTTTTGGAAAACACCTCACTGTGGCAACAAATGGTTGATTGAAGGTCTTGAAGTAATTAAACCTAAAAGGAAAAGTGGATTAGGAAAAAGTATGGTTGAGTACGGCCTTAACTTTCTTAAAAGTAAAGGAGTGGACAAAATATCTGCTAACATTTCTAGTAAAAACGTTGCATCTATTAAACTACACGAAAGTCTTGGATTTAAGAAGATATCCTCAGGAGCAATCAATAGTTATGGAGATTTTAGACCGTACATGGATGAGTATCAGCTAGTTTTAGCTAGTTTGTGGGATAATGAAGTATCCTAA